CGTCGAGGATGAGAATGTTGCCTTTCATAGCCAGCGAAATTATACAATTTGTAAATGAACGACACACCGGTGTTAGGGTTCTTTACACTTTTTTCTACAAAAAATTTATGTTTTAGGTTTAAACATCACCTTGTCAGTGCTTTACAATTAGCGGCACCGCGATTGAGCAGATTGAGATTAAAAGCAAAAAAAGTAAGATCATGGATATTCCAAAAGTGAAGAAAAAAGGTTTTAAAAGGAAACATCTGGTAATAATTTTGGTGTCACTACTATTTGCTTTCCTTGCGTATCAGTCCTTTTTTGCAGTTCATTTGTCGACATTGAATGTGGATGCCGACAAGTTGCAGATCGAAACGGTGTCGGCAGGGACTTTTCATAATTACATCACCGTTACCGGAAATGTAGAACCCATTGCAACCATTTTTTTGGATGCCCGCGAAGGCGGACGCGTGGAGGAAAAAGTGATCGAAGAGGGAAGTATGGTCACCAAAGGCGATGTAATCCTGCGACTGAGCAATCCCGACCTGACACTAAACATTTTAAACAGTGAAGCACAACTGGCCGAAAAGAGCAATTTTTTGCGCAATACCATGGTGGTGATGGAACAGGAAAAGCTGCAGATCAAGCGCGAGCTGCTGAACCTGGAATTCGACATCAAACGCAAAAAGCGCGTGTATGGCCAAAAGCAGGTTTTGTATCAGGATGAACTAATATCGAAAGAAGAGTTCCTGATGGCTGAGGAAGATTATCAGTTTGCACTGCGAAGTTTCGAGCTTTATCAGGAGCGCCAGCGGCAGGATTCGATTTATCGAAAAATTCAGGTAGATCAGATGGAGGATAACCTCAGCAATATGGAGATGAACCTGAAGCTGATCAGGCAAAGCCAGGAA
This portion of the Bacteroidales bacterium genome encodes:
- a CDS encoding efflux RND transporter periplasmic adaptor subunit, yielding MDIPKVKKKGFKRKHLVIILVSLLFAFLAYQSFFAVHLSTLNVDADKLQIETVSAGTFHNYITVTGNVEPIATIFLDAREGGRVEEKVIEEGSMVTKGDVILRLSNPDLTLNILNSEAQLAEKSNFLRNTMVVMEQEKLQIKRELLNLEFDIKRKKRVYGQKQVLYQDELISKEEFLMAEEDYQFALRSFELYQERQRQDSIYRKIQVDQMEDNLSNMEMNLKLIRQSQESLDVTAPVDGQLTTLEVELGQSVPKGGRIGQIHVLSSYKVVARIDEHYIDQVRAGLMAILDRQGQEYQLKIRKILPEVRDGRFSVEMIFTGETPANMRTGQTYYTRLQLGSPEEALLLPRGNFFQQTGGQWIFVLSPDGKYAERRMIKIGRQNPGYYEVLEGLQPGERVIVSGYENFGDNQRIVLK